The following proteins are co-located in the Vespa velutina chromosome 20, iVesVel2.1, whole genome shotgun sequence genome:
- the LOC124956158 gene encoding ataxin-10 — MNIIDENNMLNVLNTSLMTRNWNDLYDSLNPKSFGTIKSRQLFKVLAKIAEIVVNEENDIPDKLKIILLKCLGNSCLNVYTHADYESNNTEYGKYCKKLYANLAEDRLKFQYELQEENICFPYNGIAEWTVDYIILNCDVALSEEQIQVLRLCIQFLCNLFTFACNNRNLLQCKRIKNYLNGTTFQNAIVKFICFEDISVARAACMFIHNALKKFGQDYFTWNDKIYVCSQLLKKVEDLQCAKDALLCLLNQENVFKSVYEDISMENKLNLLQIIHEEAQNVIYRHEKSDTGFTFCQKLIDFLSDRFCKRSDLILKTKDTYLNNFEPMEIIILLDILGVLTSEATDELYIIQNNRSLLINCCYLLKSLHMCGKESENYFTSIQRLSDVAPSTQKREYDLEHHPGFGFKASLIRIIGNMSYKNKKCQDIIRETDTIPLLFDCCNIDARNPLIMQWIILAIRNLCEENLENQEIIRNSTKIGVMDNTILKEMGLTLQDNENGKSIGIVPLS, encoded by the exons ATGAATATAATAGATGAGAATAATAtgttaaatgtattaaatacaAGTTTGATGACTCGTAATTGGAATGATTTATATGACAGTCTTAATCCAAAGTCTTTTGGCACTATTAAATCCag GCAATTATTTAAAGTCTTAGCAAAAATTGCTGAGATAGTCGTGAACGAGGAAAATGATATACCCGATAAgcttaaaattatattgctGAAATGTTTGGGCAATTCTTGTTTAAATGTCTACACGCATGCAGATTATGAATCGAATAATACAGAATAtggaaaatattgtaaaaaattgtatGCTAACTTAGCAGAAGatagattaaaatttcaatatgaaCTACAGGAAGAAAATATCTGCTTTCCATATAATGGTATTGCAGAGTGGACtgtagattatattattttaaattgtgATGTTGCATTGTCTGAAGAACAAATACAAGTGTTAAGATTatgtatacaatttttatgtaatcTCTTTACGTTCGCTTGCaacaatagaaatttattgcaatgtaaaaggataaagaattatttaaatggtACAACATTCCAAAATGCTATTGT aaAATTCATATGTTTTGAGGATATTTCAGTAGCCAGAGCAGCTTGTATGTTCATACATAATGCCTTGAAAAAATTTGGCCAAGATTACTTTACGTGGAATGATAAAATCTATGTATGCTCTCAATTGTTAAAGAAAGTTGAAGATTTACAATGTGCAAAGGATGCGTTGCTATGTCTGTTAAATCAAGAAAACGTATTTAAAAGCGTTTATGAAGATATCTCAATGGAAAATAAGTTAAATTTACTTCAAATAATTCACGAAGAGGCTCAGAATGTGATTTATCGACATGAAAAAAGTGACACAGGATTTACTTTCTGTCAGAAGCTTATCGATTTTTTGTCAGATCGCTTTTGCAAAAGAAGTGatcttatattaaaaacaaaagacacgtatttaaataattttgagcCTATGGAAATAATTATCCTTCTTGACATATTAGGAGTCCTTACATCAGAGGCCACAGATGAACTTTACATCATTCAGAATAATAGAAGTCTTCTTATAAATTGCTGCT ATTTATTGAAATCTTTACATATGTGTGGTAAAGAATCAGAGAATTACTTTACATCTATACAAAGATTGAGTGACGTAGCACCATCTAcacaaaaaagagaatacgATCTAGAACACCATCCTGGTTTTGGCTTTAAAGCAAGTTTGATAAGAATAATTGGGAACATGTCatacaagaataaaaaatgtcaaGATATT ATCCGTGAAACAGACActattcctttactttttgatTGTTGTAATATCGATGCCCGAAATCCAT TAATAATGCAGTGGATTATCTTAGCGATTCGTAACCTGTGTgaagaaaatttggaaaatcaAGAAATTATTCGTAATTCTACAAAAATCGGTGTTATGGATAACACTATTTTAAAGGAAATGGGATTAACTCTGCAGGATAACGAAAATGGAAAATCTATCGGAATCGTACCGTTATCATGA